The genomic segment TGAAACAGTTAATATCGTTATTTGCTTTGATAACATTAAAACCTTCATCTTCTAGAATACCAGATAAGGACTCTCTTATATCTCTTTCATCATCAACTATTAATATGTTATTAGACATTATTTATCCTCCTACACTTAAAACATAGAGTTACCTTAGCTCCTCTAGATCTTTTATTATAAAAACTTATAGTCCCTAAGTGATCTTCCATTATTTTTTTAACTATAGCAAGCCCTAAACCTGTACCTTTATCTTTAGTAGTTACATATGGTTCTATAATATCTTTATCCATATCTATACCGCTACCATTATCTTCTATAGTGATTTTTATATTATCTTCACTTTTATTTATAGATACAACCAGCTTTTTATCTACTACTTCATGCATAGCTTCAATTGAGTTCTTTACTATATTACTAATAGCTTGTATTATTTGCATCTCATCGCAATAACACATTACATCTTTTGAAAAACCTCTAAAAGATATACTAATATCATCTGTCTTGAAAGCTAAAGTAGCATTTTTAACTAATAAAGATAAGTTGTTTTCTTTAAATACAGGTTCTGGCATTCTTGAAAAAGAGGAAAACTCATTTATCATTTGCCTGATTGTTTTTACTTGTCTTAAAATTGTATCTGTACAAGTATTGAAAACCTCCTTATCTTTAACCTCATCCTTAAACTTTCTTTTAATTCTTTCCGTTGATATTGATATAGGAGTTAATGGGTTTTTTATCTCATGAGCTATTCTTTTTGCAACATCTCCCCATGCCGCCTGTTTCTGAGCATATATCAAACTTGTTATATCTCTGAAAGAAATAACAAAACCCTGCTTTTCTTGTTTAGTAATATTAATCGATAATATTTTATGGGGCTGATTATCAAAAGATATTTCTATCTGTTTACTACTTACATTATTTTCTATCATTTTTCTAACATTTGGAAAAATGCTATCTATATTTTTATTAATTAAACTTTTCTTTTTAATATCTAAAATGTGTTCCGCCTCTGGATTAGCTAGATTGATTATTAAATCATTGCTAATTCCCATTACTCCAGAAGGAACCCCTGATAACACACTTTCAATAAACTGCTTTCTTTCATCTAAATCTTGATTTGCTTTTATTAGGTCTTGCTGTTGTTCCTCAAGTTTTTTAGTCATCAAGTTAAAAGCTTTTATTAAATCATTTATTTCTCCAGAGTTCTTACTCTCACAAATATTTATATTAAAGTTACCTTCCCCAACTTTTCTAGAAGCTTTTATTAAGTCTATGATTGGAGAGGTTATTCTATCAGTGAAAACAAAAGAAAGCATTATAGATAGAAATAACAAGACTAAAGATAACATAGCAAAAACCAATATAAATGTGAACTGGATTTTACTCATGTTCTTTTCTAAATGGAAATAATTTTCAGCTCCTTTTTTTGAAATTTCAACATGTTGCAATATATTTGTATCTACAAACTTACTCACCAGCACAAAAGAGTCTATTAATCCATCCAGCTTCTTCAAAGAGCTAATACTCTCTTCATTATCCTTATGCATAATAACTATTTCACCATTTCTTGCTAAATTCATCTCTTCAATATTTTTAAAGACATCAAACTCTAAAGATGGCAACATCTCAGTTTCAGCAATTACTCTATTTGACCCATCAAAAACTATAATTTCTGATAATCCCATGCTATTAGCATATTTTCTTAGTATACCTGAGAAATTACTCTTATCATTATAGGTCTGCATAGATATTTCATTTATCATATTTTCTAAATTTAAAACATCTGTTTTAATTATAGATTTATGCTCAATTAAATAAGCTTCTGATACATATACTGATTCATTAACGGCTTGCTTAACTCTATCAGAGAACCATGTTTGCATACCCAAATATGATGAAAAAACATAAGATATACATATAACTAAGAATGGTATTGTAAGGATAGCTGTAAATATCTTAATTAGTCTGGATTGCAATTTTGCACCAGCCCTCTTCTTTTTTTTCTCTCTTAATATGAACGATATTTTATATAAGAAAATAAAAGCTAGAGATATTAACAATAATAACTCTATTACCATCAAAACATATACTGTTTTAATATCGCTTAATAAATAGTCTGATGATAAGAATTTAATATAAGTAAATACACCAAAAACGATTGCACAGAATGTAATCAAAAATGCAACCGAATTTAATGTAATTTTACTTATAATTTTTTGCATCTATATTTAAGTCTTTCATTTTTTTGCTTAGAGTATTTCTATTTATGCCAAGTATTTCAGCTGTTTTAACTTTATTACCTTTTGTTTGAGTCAAAACCACATCTATAAGAGAATAATCAAATTCTTTTAATAAAGAAGCATATAAATCTCTTGGACAAGTTCCATGCAAATCATAGAAGTAACTGTTTAATTTTTCTTTAATACAAGAAGCCACACCTTTAGACATTACTCATTACTCACTTTCATTTTTATTGGTCCTTCAGCCACTCCCTCAACGAACTGTCTTATGTATGGATTTTTTGTTCTTTCTAACTGCTTAACAGTTCCATACCAAATAATCTTCCCCTCATGTAACATAGCAATCTTATCTGCTATTTTTTTAGCACTCGCCATATCATGAGTTATAGATATAGCAGTTGCACCTAAATTTTTCACACACTTAACGATTAAATCATTAATTATATCTCCCATAATAGGATCTAATCCTGTAGTAGGTTCATCAAAGAATATAACTTCTGGGTTTGAGGCAATTGCTCTTGCTAAGCCCACTCTTTTTTGCATACCTCCAGATAACTCTGAAGGATATAAATCAGCGACCTCCTTACCTAAACCTACTTCTGATAATTTCTCTACAGCTAATTTTCTAGCTACTTTTTTATTCATTTTATGTTTTCCTTGCATTAAAGCAAAAGAAACATTTTCCCAAATTGTTAAGCTATCAAAAAGAGCTGCTCCCTGAAATAACATTCCAAAGTTTGCATTTACTTTTTCTCTTGTTTTAGAGTTCATTTTTTTAGTATTAACTCCATCTATCTCTACAGAACCA from the Alphaproteobacteria bacterium genome contains:
- a CDS encoding ATP-binding protein, coding for MQKIISKITLNSVAFLITFCAIVFGVFTYIKFLSSDYLLSDIKTVYVLMVIELLLLISLAFIFLYKISFILREKKKKRAGAKLQSRLIKIFTAILTIPFLVICISYVFSSYLGMQTWFSDRVKQAVNESVYVSEAYLIEHKSIIKTDVLNLENMINEISMQTYNDKSNFSGILRKYANSMGLSEIIVFDGSNRVIAETEMLPSLEFDVFKNIEEMNLARNGEIVIMHKDNEESISSLKKLDGLIDSFVLVSKFVDTNILQHVEISKKGAENYFHLEKNMSKIQFTFILVFAMLSLVLLFLSIMLSFVFTDRITSPIIDLIKASRKVGEGNFNINICESKNSGEINDLIKAFNLMTKKLEEQQQDLIKANQDLDERKQFIESVLSGVPSGVMGISNDLIINLANPEAEHILDIKKKSLINKNIDSIFPNVRKMIENNVSSKQIEISFDNQPHKILSINITKQEKQGFVISFRDITSLIYAQKQAAWGDVAKRIAHEIKNPLTPISISTERIKRKFKDEVKDKEVFNTCTDTILRQVKTIRQMINEFSSFSRMPEPVFKENNLSLLVKNATLAFKTDDISISFRGFSKDVMCYCDEMQIIQAISNIVKNSIEAMHEVVDKKLVVSINKSEDNIKITIEDNGSGIDMDKDIIEPYVTTKDKGTGLGLAIVKKIMEDHLGTISFYNKRSRGAKVTLCFKCRRINNV
- a CDS encoding Fis family transcriptional regulator; amino-acid sequence: MSKGVASCIKEKLNSYFYDLHGTCPRDLYASLLKEFDYSLIDVVLTQTKGNKVKTAEILGINRNTLSKKMKDLNIDAKNYK
- a CDS encoding ABC transporter ATP-binding protein; its protein translation is MKIKKDKTPKIKMNNVYKHFGSKKVLNGVDFEVAKGESLVIIGGSGTGKSVTIKCILGLLQPDSGSVEIDGVNTKKMNSKTREKVNANFGMLFQGAALFDSLTIWENVSFALMQGKHKMNKKVARKLAVEKLSEVGLGKEVADLYPSELSGGMQKRVGLARAIASNPEVIFFDEPTTGLDPIMGDIINDLIVKCVKNLGATAISITHDMASAKKIADKIAMLHEGKIIWYGTVKQLERTKNPYIRQFVEGVAEGPIKMKVSNE